In Juglans regia cultivar Chandler chromosome 13, Walnut 2.0, whole genome shotgun sequence, the DNA window CATCATAATATCTTTAACACCCGCGGTATCGGGGATTATGTTGTGAAGACCCAAGTGGCATTGGAGCTTGGTGTGGAGATCGGAGTGAGGTTTGGAATTCCGAAAGCTCAGCTACGGCCTCTCTTCCTCTCAGTCTGTATAGCCGTTCCAAATCAAACCCACTGCCCCAAAACCCTTCAACCTTTCCCACTGTTCTCTCTCTTTGGCTCTCAGGCAACAAACTCTTATCCAAacgaaggagaagaagaagattgaaggGTGCATGCCTGGGTTAGATCTGCAATAAATTTCCATTCTTGGGTATAGAAGTAACCAGCAAAAGTGTCAGAGAAAGAGTATGGGGACTAGGGTTCCAGTGCAGCACTACAATCTGAGATCGGCGAATTCGTTCATCGGAAGCCCTTTGCATGACCTCAACACCGTTGATGCTCGGCCTGCGGACATCGAAGCCATCAGCGACGTTGACCGGGAAGCCGTCACCGAAGATAGCTTGGACAACGATGTTGATTCTAATTCCGTTGTGAGTATcttatatctatttttaagtttcttttttgtttctttttatttttaacggCAGTCTGTATGATTTCTGAGAAGCTGACGGAAATAGAAGAAACAGTGATAGAAAAGAACGGAAATGAGTGAACAGAGTTTACTTTATTCAGaactttaaataatttgtttataaataagGAAATTAGATGACTGAGTTGGTTGATGAGAATTTGTAGTGTCATGCTTGGGCGTCAAAGTCAGACACGAGTGGATGGGGTAATGGATCAGATACTGGGAATTTGTCAAGTCTCCTAATGGGTGTGCACTCGCTGAAATTCGTTTATATGAGTGATTACGAGAGGAGCCTCAGTCGTGTAGTTTTTTGGGATCTCACACAGGCGTAGCTAGTGCATTTTAACTCGTGATAAATGGTAAAAGCGTCCATTTAATAACGCCATATGGTGTAGGGGCATTCCGTAGTGCTCCTGACATAAGATATTTTTGTGGGGAAGATTGCGATACCATAATTGTATAGAATGTCAAGGTTTCGTACGGACCTGTGCTAAGTCCTACATTGATGTGTATtagagtttggttaccaaactcatctcaactcatcattacaactttttcaaatctcaatacaaaatataataaacaatttaactttttcaaatcccaaaataataataatattaaaaaataatattctaataatattttattatctcaactcaactcaactcacttcaacatccaaacacaactggACTATATGAGGAGTCCCGATAAGGCACTGATTCTTTTGAAGGATTATATCActtatcaaataataataataataataattgatttgAAGTATTAGACAGGCGTGACTAGTACATTCTCAGTTTGTGACaatgatatgtatatataaatgagttttttaagCTTTAAGATTCAATAGTTGTCATACGATTGTGTAATGTTTTGCAAATTACTAAATCTATGCAATATATCTTTTAGGACTGCATGCATGAATCCTATAGGAACTCTTTACCCCTTCACAGCATAGGAGCTGAAGAAGATCACTCTAGACTTGAAAACGATGGGCCTTCAAGGGGTTCCTATGATAACTTGACAGTTGAAGGTacaaatgatttaaaaatgaaGCTCTTAATTGGATTTCTAATTGAATTCTATAGACTTTTTTTTGCCTAAAATGGCTGGTTGAtttgaattgttgaattttGAACTAGACGTTGCACCTATTGAATCAGCGAGGGCAAGATTTCTACAAATTATTGTGGATTATTTTGTACATGATAATGTGATTGAAGTGGCAGATTCTGAAGCTGACTATAATGTTCAGTCTGGACAAGATAAACTGAATAAGAGGAAGATGAGAGAGGTTCAGTATGAAGGAGACCCGAGGTTTGCATTACCCTTGATGTATGTGGCAAATATGTATGAAACTTTAGTTGCTGATGTAAATATTAGGCTTGCTTCCTTGAATGGTATTCGTGAGAAGACCATTGGGGTAGCCCTCGAGGCAGCTGGTGGTTTGTATAGAAGGCTGGCTAAAAAATTCCCCAAGAAAggtatttcatttttccttgttCAATGTGCCTTTGGGATTAAAAACCTTTGCTCGgaactttgttttgttttatttttagcatAGTATTTGTGCTTCTCATTTATTGCTTATAGTGTTTGATAATAAGTGACTTCTAGTTAGCTTTAATGGGTTTCTTTTgttatctttctttcttacaCCTCCAGATTTAGCATTTGCATCTTTAAACTTTGCTCAACAGGACCCTGTACAttcaaaagaagagagttgGCAACTTCTGTTGAAACTAGGACAAGATTTCCAGAATTAGTAATACAAGAAGAGAAGCGAGTTCGTTTTGTGGTAGTCAATGGTTTGGTTATTATTGAGAAGCCAAATAGTATGCCTATTGAAGATGCTGAGTGGTATGTTAGgtatttttttctatgtttAGAAGGGGTTACCTCCGCTTCGCTATTTTTGTGTGTGCctatatatttatgatgtttttGCTCATTAGTGCAGGTTTAAACGATTGACTGGTCGTAATGAGGTAGCTGTCTCTGCTCGAGATTATAAGTTCTACTCTCCAAGACACAAGTATAGGCGTGTTACAACAAACTCTGTGTCTAACATCACTGGTTTGCCTGTAAgtttcattttacatttcaaATTAAGGGGTCATCAAAGATGTCACTAGGAAATTATATggttggtttttcttttgtctGGATAGCATTTAaatgtgattaaagaaaaacaaaacagaaagaaTAAGAAGTAGCAATTCAGCATTCCCACCGGTACAACTGATATTGGAGCTTCCTCTTTTCAAAGTCTGAAGATTTTCCAGATCTTTTTCTGTCTCTGGAGCTTGCCCAAGTCATAGAATTATGCATACATTGACGATGAATGTATGTGCACATACATTAAGGACTTCCTTGTTTGGATGTATCTACAGGTGGTTTTCCAATAGATATTGTGCCTTAAGTATTCGATGAGGATTATTTGGATAACATGGGACATTAGGAGAAAGGTAGTTTATCTGGGGAGCTTTATGATACTTTGGAAAATGACTCTCAAGCAGAGAGGAGCAAGGGGAAGGATTGTTGTGAGGTTCTAGATTCTATCTGTGTGGCAGAACTTTGTAAGCAGAGGAGTGTAGCTGACAAGGGACTTCCATTATCTGATATGGTGCTGTATTCTGGGGAAGGATTGAGTCTTTATGAACCCTATTAAATGTAGTCCATTTGCTATTCTAGAAGAGTATGTACCTCCTTCACTTGATTCCATTGAATGGAGTTTAGAGAAGGTAAAAGGCTTTTACAGTTTTGTGGGTCTATCATGTGACTGTTTCGAAGCagatttaatgtcttttttACTGCAATTGGTGGTTGAAGTCACCAAAAAACTCTGATAAGATCTAAGGTGGGAGGAAATCATGGATTACAAAGGTTAACATGCCGCACATATAAATAAAAGGGTCAAATTGCCTGTTAGTTATGATCACAAGAGTGGTAATTCTAGCAGAGGCAGAGGTACAGGGAAAGGGGTCAATATTTAGTGGATGAAGCCAAAAGTTGTCTTGGAATTTGAGAGGTTTGAATGAGATGGACAAATGCTTGTGTGTCAAGAATGTAATCATGGAATTGAAACAAATATTGTTTGTGTGCAGGAGACTAAGCTGGCTGTCGTTTCTAGGGCTATTGTGTGAATCTTGTGGGGATGCCAACACTTGGATTGGTGCTGTATGGGCTCAAATGAGGCTTTTTTCAGAGGGATTTTGCTCACGTGGTATAGGAGGGTGGTAGAAAAAATTGATGGATGTGTGGGGGATAGGTAAATGCTTgcatgtcaatttttttttttttttttgataaagaaaatttattgatcCTCCATAATTAGgcacaacccaagtacacaagtgGTATACAAGAGTGAAATACTTAATTACagcctaaaaacaaaaaaagaagcataCAAGTCATTAAATTTAACCCCCTCTAATACAATAGCCTTAGCCCAAAGTAACAAAGATTGGAAAAATAAGTCTCTAATACCCCCCAATGAGCATtctctattttcaaaacatcttcCATTCCTTTCATTCCATATACACCAGTaacaccacataagacatagGGGCACTATCTTCCAAACACCCACTACTTGACGATTTCCCCGTATTCCGCACCAACAAGCCaaaagatccaccaccctctttggcatcacccaagcaatgtcCAGCCTTACAATGATTTCATCCCATTGAGCCTTCGtgatgtaggatagaagtgAGAAGGAGGAGTAGAAACAAAGTAATaggaaatagagaagagaaatgaactagaagagaaga includes these proteins:
- the LOC109006893 gene encoding uncharacterized protein At2g02148 isoform X2, translated to MGTRVPVQHYNLRSANSFIGSPLHDLNTVDARPADIEAISDVDREAVTEDSLDNDVDSNSVDCMHESYRNSLPLHSIGAEEDHSRLENDGPSRGSYDNLTVEDVAPIESARARFLQIIVDYFVHDNVIEVADSEADYNVQSGQDKLNKRKMREVQYEGDPRFALPLMYVANMYETLVADVNIRLASLNGIREKTIGVALEAAGGLYRRLAKKFPKKGPCTFKRRELATSVETRTRFPELVIQEEKRVRFVVVNGLVIIEKPNSMPIEDAEWFKRLTGRNEVAVSARDYKFYSPRHKYRRVTTNSVSNITGLPAFPITDNSSTLATAQGFRSPQNQQQIICKHPMQQLSHQPQFHPVHQNHQQHIHPASHYPHSHQCAPASHLPEITHPHQPTISQQMASLQPLTGGGHAGGRLHVLPSSPAKFCDECGAPYLRETSKFCSECGVKRLGT
- the LOC109006893 gene encoding uncharacterized protein At2g02148 isoform X3 — protein: MGTRVPVQHYNLRSANSFIGSPLHDLNTVDARPADIEAISDVDREAVTEDSLDNDVDSNSVDCMHESYRNSLPLHSIGAEEDHSRLENDGPSRGSYDNLTVEDVAPIESARARFLQIIVDYFVHDNVIEVADSEADYNVQSGQDKLNKRKMREVQYEGDPRFALPLMYVANMYETLVADVNIRLASLNGIREKTIGVALEAAGGLYRRLAKKFPKKGPCTFKRRELATSVETRTRFPELVIQEEKRVRFVVVNGLVIIEKPNSMPIEDAEWYVRFKRLTGRNEVAVSARDYKFYSPRHKYRRVTTNSVSNITGLPAFPITDNSSTLATAQGFRSPQNQQQIICKHPMQQLSHQPQFHPVHQNHQQHIHPASHYPHSHQCAPASHLPEITHPHQPTISQQMASLQPLTGGGHAGGRLHVLEQCLNSCDLFVPALFMLHQNNGPFPSLYI
- the LOC109006893 gene encoding uncharacterized protein At2g02148 isoform X1, translating into MGTRVPVQHYNLRSANSFIGSPLHDLNTVDARPADIEAISDVDREAVTEDSLDNDVDSNSVDCMHESYRNSLPLHSIGAEEDHSRLENDGPSRGSYDNLTVEDVAPIESARARFLQIIVDYFVHDNVIEVADSEADYNVQSGQDKLNKRKMREVQYEGDPRFALPLMYVANMYETLVADVNIRLASLNGIREKTIGVALEAAGGLYRRLAKKFPKKGPCTFKRRELATSVETRTRFPELVIQEEKRVRFVVVNGLVIIEKPNSMPIEDAEWYVRFKRLTGRNEVAVSARDYKFYSPRHKYRRVTTNSVSNITGLPAFPITDNSSTLATAQGFRSPQNQQQIICKHPMQQLSHQPQFHPVHQNHQQHIHPASHYPHSHQCAPASHLPEITHPHQPTISQQMASLQPLTGGGHAGGRLHVLPSSPAKFCDECGAPYLRETSKFCSECGVKRLGT
- the LOC109006893 gene encoding uncharacterized protein At2g02148 isoform X4 — protein: MGTRVPVQHYNLRSANSFIGSPLHDLNTVDARPADIEAISDVDREAVTEDSLDNDVDSNSVDCMHESYRNSLPLHSIGAEEDHSRLENDGPSRGSYDNLTVEDSEADYNVQSGQDKLNKRKMREVQYEGDPRFALPLMYVANMYETLVADVNIRLASLNGIREKTIGVALEAAGGLYRRLAKKFPKKGPCTFKRRELATSVETRTRFPELVIQEEKRVRFVVVNGLVIIEKPNSMPIEDAEWYVRFKRLTGRNEVAVSARDYKFYSPRHKYRRVTTNSVSNITGLPAFPITDNSSTLATAQGFRSPQNQQQIICKHPMQQLSHQPQFHPVHQNHQQHIHPASHYPHSHQCAPASHLPEITHPHQPTISQQMASLQPLTGGGHAGGRLHVLPSSPAKFCDECGAPYLRETSKFCSECGVKRLGT